One stretch of Miscanthus floridulus cultivar M001 chromosome 18, ASM1932011v1, whole genome shotgun sequence DNA includes these proteins:
- the LOC136523032 gene encoding non-specific lipid-transfer protein 1-like, translating to MSPAAMKTSSGIAVLLVVAMLAVQAAADISCPDVLNDLSPCLPFLQGNAPLPSDQCCGGVRALYAAADTRPGRQATCRCLKAAYLQVHAQLPAAQALPGDCGVPISYKITPDIDCDEIE from the exons ATGTCACCAGCAGCCATGAAGACTAGCTCGGGCATTGCAGTCCTCCTGGTGGTGGCGATGCTGGCGGTCCAGGCCGCGGCCGACATCTCGTGCCCCGACGTGCTCAACGACCTGTCGCCGTGCCTGCCCTTCCTGCAGGGCAACGCACCCCTGCCCAGCGACCAGTGCTGCGGCGGCGTGAGGGCCCTCTACGCGGCCGCGGACACCAGGCCCGGGAGGCAGGCCACGTGCCGGTGCCTCAAGGCGGCCTACCTTCAGGTCCACGCCCAACTGCCCGCGGCGCAGGCGCTGCCCGGCGACTGCGGCGTCCCGATCTCCTACAAGATCACCCCCGACATCGACTGCGACGA GATTGAATGA